A window of Gloeocapsopsis sp. IPPAS B-1203 contains these coding sequences:
- a CDS encoding RtcB family protein, whose amino-acid sequence MADIKSLSQISDTIWEIPLSYKEGMRVPARIYGTEKLIQEMDDAVYDQVTNVATLPGITQYALCMPDGHFGYGFPIGGVAAMDVENGGVISPGGIGFDINCGMRLVVTNLTYDEVKPYIKKIVDRLYERVPAGVGSSGFVKISRNEFRKVVERGAQWCVENGYGWDEDLELIEEQGCIAGADAAKISEKAIDRGFNQIGTLGSGNHYLEIQVAKKKDIFDTELAAKMGITQPDQVVVMFHCGSRGFGHQVATDYLQVFLKVMESKYGIKILDRELACAPFDSPEGQAYFSAMKCGLNMSFANRQVILHRIREVFSEIFGRSAEDLGMHVVYDVAHNTAKLERHVVDGKERSLLVHRKGATRAFAPGMMGVPEKYQHIGQPVIIGGSMETGSYLLLGVPSGAQSFFSTAHGSGRTMSRTKARKTFRGEKLQKEMQTRGIYVRSTSWAGLAEEAGGAYKDVDEVIEAAELAGISKRVVRFTPIGNIKG is encoded by the coding sequence ATGGCTGATATTAAATCATTAAGCCAAATCTCGGATACGATTTGGGAAATTCCTCTCTCGTACAAAGAAGGAATGCGCGTTCCAGCACGTATTTATGGAACGGAAAAATTAATCCAGGAAATGGATGATGCTGTTTATGACCAAGTTACTAATGTAGCAACACTTCCAGGGATAACTCAATATGCCTTGTGTATGCCAGACGGACACTTTGGCTATGGCTTCCCTATTGGTGGAGTTGCGGCTATGGATGTCGAAAATGGCGGCGTTATCTCTCCTGGTGGTATCGGGTTTGATATCAATTGTGGAATGCGTTTGGTAGTGACAAACCTGACGTATGACGAGGTAAAACCGTATATTAAAAAAATTGTCGATCGGCTGTATGAACGAGTTCCTGCAGGGGTAGGAAGCAGTGGCTTTGTCAAAATATCCCGTAATGAATTTCGCAAAGTCGTCGAACGAGGTGCACAGTGGTGCGTTGAAAATGGTTATGGTTGGGATGAAGATTTAGAACTGATAGAAGAACAAGGTTGTATTGCAGGTGCGGATGCTGCCAAGATTAGTGAAAAAGCAATTGATCGTGGTTTTAATCAAATTGGAACTTTAGGTTCTGGAAACCATTATCTAGAAATTCAGGTTGCTAAAAAGAAGGATATTTTTGATACCGAATTAGCAGCAAAAATGGGTATTACTCAACCAGATCAGGTCGTTGTGATGTTTCACTGTGGTAGTCGTGGTTTTGGACATCAAGTAGCGACTGATTATCTGCAAGTTTTCCTCAAGGTGATGGAAAGCAAGTATGGCATCAAAATTTTGGACCGCGAGTTAGCTTGTGCGCCATTTGATTCGCCTGAAGGACAAGCCTATTTTTCGGCGATGAAGTGCGGTTTAAATATGTCGTTTGCTAATCGTCAAGTGATCTTACACCGGATTCGTGAAGTTTTTTCGGAGATTTTTGGGCGTTCCGCAGAAGATTTAGGAATGCATGTGGTATATGACGTAGCGCATAATACGGCTAAACTAGAACGTCATGTAGTAGATGGTAAAGAGCGATCGCTTTTAGTACATCGTAAAGGTGCAACTCGTGCATTTGCGCCTGGAATGATGGGTGTTCCTGAGAAGTACCAACATATCGGTCAACCAGTGATTATTGGTGGCAGTATGGAAACTGGTTCTTACTTGTTATTAGGTGTACCCAGTGGCGCACAAAGTTTCTTTAGCACGGCGCATGGAAGTGGACGTACGATGAGTCGAACCAAGGCGCGAAAAACGTTTCGAGGTGAAAAACTGCAAAAAGAGATGCAAACGCGGGGTATTTACGTCCGCAGTACCTCGTGGGCTGGTTTAGCAGAAGAAGCTGGAGGCGCTTACAAAGACGTTGATGAAGTGATTGAAGCCGCAGAATTAGCCGGAATTAGCAAAAGAGTCGTGCGTTTTACACCTATTGGGAATATCAAAGGCTAG
- a CDS encoding alr0857 family protein has product MLKLTYLDKNFCLEYLTQPLEEWVALRVTLALRVGKRICVEPSMASFLLPADLPGLDSLETEARRFKEDTITLCACDADYIEVSLQGTWLTSDTETEEGIFVTTLYYVVECLLSKLWQEAQMGATVVGE; this is encoded by the coding sequence ATGCTGAAACTAACATATCTTGATAAGAATTTCTGTTTAGAGTACTTAACGCAACCACTAGAGGAATGGGTAGCACTGCGAGTTACTTTGGCACTCCGAGTCGGTAAACGCATCTGTGTTGAACCTAGCATGGCTTCGTTTTTATTACCTGCTGATTTACCAGGGTTGGATTCTCTAGAGACTGAGGCTCGACGCTTCAAAGAGGATACAATTACGCTGTGTGCTTGTGACGCAGATTATATCGAAGTCTCTCTTCAAGGTACTTGGCTAACATCCGATACAGAGACTGAAGAAGGTATTTTTGTGACTACTTTGTACTATGTAGTTGAGTGTTTACTGTCTAAGCTTTGGCAAGAAGCTCAAATGGGCGCAACTGTTGTGGGAGAGTAA
- a CDS encoding HNH endonuclease, translating to MIANQVLDQSVVVFSKNYLPISKVNVRRAVQLLIAGKAEALDLVQETSWFVRSPSIVLAVPAYIRLTVASVERIWKVPPVNRREVLRRDNHTCQYCSSRKHLTLDHVLPVSRGGLHTWDNVVTACERCNQRKSDRTPLEAGMPLHTKPKAPMHPTVAFAEHFWRSEPFPPEIGGTSKHNAETNIS from the coding sequence ATGATTGCAAATCAAGTATTAGACCAGTCAGTAGTTGTATTTTCCAAAAATTATCTTCCGATCAGTAAAGTTAACGTCCGACGAGCTGTTCAACTATTAATTGCAGGTAAAGCTGAAGCACTAGATTTAGTTCAAGAGACAAGCTGGTTCGTGCGATCGCCAAGTATTGTACTTGCAGTTCCAGCTTATATTCGATTAACAGTTGCTAGTGTCGAGCGAATTTGGAAAGTTCCGCCAGTCAATCGGCGCGAAGTGCTGCGACGCGACAACCATACTTGTCAATACTGTAGCAGCCGCAAACATTTGACACTCGATCATGTCCTTCCAGTATCTAGAGGTGGTTTACACACTTGGGATAATGTTGTCACGGCTTGCGAGAGGTGTAACCAACGTAAAAGCGATCGCACTCCTCTTGAAGCTGGTATGCCTCTACACACTAAACCAAAAGCACCAATGCACCCCACGGTTGCTTTTGCCGAACATTTTTGGCGATCTGAGCCATTTCCACCTGAAATAGGAGGAACTTCAAAGCACAATGCTGAAACTAACATATCTTGA
- a CDS encoding ribbon-helix-helix domain-containing protein, giving the protein MHTLTRTATTEMEVTSIRLEKELKDRLKELAGNQGYQALIRDILWKYVQQKSSDYVHSPADIRASIAATAQKEEHCVITGQSIQPQESMLLGLTTYGDLVPISMNSLLM; this is encoded by the coding sequence ATGCATACACTCACACGCACGGCAACTACAGAAATGGAAGTCACCAGCATTCGCTTGGAAAAAGAACTAAAAGATCGCCTCAAAGAACTTGCTGGTAATCAAGGTTATCAAGCGTTGATCCGAGATATTCTGTGGAAATACGTACAGCAGAAATCTAGTGACTATGTGCACTCACCAGCTGATATCCGAGCTAGTATTGCAGCAACAGCTCAGAAAGAAGAACACTGTGTGATTACAGGACAATCAATTCAACCACAAGAATCTATGCTATTGGGGTTAACTACCTACGGAGATTTGGTTCCCATCAGCATGAATAGTTTACTTATGTAG
- a CDS encoding GAF domain-containing protein, with amino-acid sequence MQHQIESAHLGEQINQIILHDSDNETRLPKIAQILGEAFQVDWCTIITTADEQDTAQIVGHWCSNENLTVPQQPLLSSLQQFALASASHLFVFDDVKAAMPNLTAQLPLEVGAILGIPLWCEGKIGGVISFLRAQPYHWSDEEQASALAVATSVAIAITQILQNRLIASLQQQVATSAQYQTLINQITMASRSSLELDRIFQLALSQTAQTLKVDRGCILTLKYADPLFKVRQRQKKIPQAIATVVSEWQGCHADLATNRSSINQFSLSESWLCQQGLLNFPQPIVINSQEKFSQLNHQQETPDVFDVHSWQSLAMLPLENQGTVLGFIVLQHSYAHLWQEDELALLELVSTQISTAIIQSQTLRQVQSLVEERTAQLQRSLEVQAKLYEKTRQQIDQLRQLNQLKDEFVSTMNHELRTPLTSMSLAIRMLRQPGLPTERQAKYLDILEQQCSQEINLINDLLRLQELESHKALLNVETVNLAAQLEHIACLFADKWKDKGLAFTVNLPKTPLLLQTDAESLHRILQELLTNAGKYSEPNSTVIINARHQDNQIVLQLINHGPGIAAEDVTHIFDKFRRGQGVTQQAIQGTGLGLALVKCLVQHIDGAIAVSSTISQSGNSEICFTLTLPLTLNQAQT; translated from the coding sequence ATGCAGCATCAAATAGAATCCGCCCATCTGGGAGAACAAATCAATCAGATTATCTTGCATGACTCTGATAACGAAACGCGGCTACCGAAAATAGCACAAATTCTAGGAGAGGCTTTTCAGGTAGACTGGTGTACTATTATCACGACAGCTGACGAGCAAGATACAGCTCAAATAGTTGGTCATTGGTGCTCAAATGAGAATTTGACAGTTCCCCAGCAACCATTATTATCTTCACTACAACAATTCGCATTGGCGTCTGCATCCCACCTATTTGTATTTGACGATGTTAAGGCAGCAATGCCTAATCTCACAGCACAGCTACCACTTGAAGTAGGAGCAATTTTGGGTATACCGCTTTGGTGTGAAGGTAAAATCGGCGGTGTTATCAGTTTTCTGCGTGCACAACCTTATCATTGGAGTGATGAAGAACAAGCAAGTGCTTTGGCTGTGGCAACATCGGTAGCAATTGCCATTACTCAAATCTTACAAAATCGGTTGATCGCTTCTTTACAGCAGCAAGTCGCAACTTCAGCACAATATCAAACATTGATCAACCAAATCACAATGGCTAGCCGCAGTTCCTTAGAATTAGATCGCATTTTTCAGCTAGCACTCTCCCAAACAGCTCAAACACTCAAAGTAGATCGCGGTTGTATTCTTACTTTAAAGTACGCAGATCCTTTATTCAAAGTCCGTCAACGGCAGAAGAAAATTCCTCAAGCCATAGCTACAGTTGTCAGTGAATGGCAAGGCTGTCATGCCGACTTAGCGACGAATCGTAGTTCTATCAATCAGTTCTCGCTTTCGGAAAGTTGGTTGTGTCAGCAAGGACTACTAAACTTTCCCCAACCAATTGTTATTAATAGTCAAGAAAAGTTCTCTCAACTGAACCACCAGCAAGAAACTCCTGATGTCTTTGATGTTCATTCTTGGCAATCTTTAGCCATGCTACCACTAGAAAATCAGGGTACAGTGCTGGGATTTATTGTATTACAGCATTCATACGCTCATCTTTGGCAAGAAGACGAGCTAGCTTTACTCGAACTGGTCAGCACTCAAATCAGTACTGCGATTATTCAAAGCCAAACTCTGCGCCAAGTCCAATCTTTAGTAGAAGAACGCACGGCTCAACTACAACGCAGCTTGGAAGTTCAGGCAAAATTATATGAAAAAACTCGCCAGCAAATTGACCAGTTGCGGCAACTCAATCAATTAAAAGATGAGTTTGTGAGTACCATGAATCACGAACTACGAACGCCGTTAACGAGTATGAGCTTAGCGATTCGGATGCTACGTCAACCTGGATTACCCACAGAACGACAAGCTAAGTATTTAGATATTTTAGAGCAACAGTGTTCTCAAGAAATCAATTTAATTAACGATCTCCTCAGACTTCAGGAACTTGAATCGCATAAAGCACTCTTGAATGTAGAAACAGTCAATCTTGCCGCTCAACTTGAGCATATCGCGTGTTTGTTTGCAGATAAGTGGAAAGATAAAGGACTAGCTTTCACTGTAAATCTTCCTAAAACACCTCTACTACTCCAAACTGATGCTGAAAGTTTGCATCGTATTCTACAAGAATTATTAACTAATGCCGGAAAATATTCTGAACCCAATTCTACAGTGATTATCAACGCACGGCATCAAGATAATCAGATCGTCCTACAATTAATTAATCATGGTCCTGGTATTGCTGCAGAGGATGTTACCCACATTTTTGATAAGTTTCGTCGCGGTCAAGGTGTGACCCAACAAGCAATTCAAGGCACTGGTTTAGGGCTGGCTTTGGTAAAGTGTTTAGTACAACACATTGATGGTGCGATCGCAGTTTCTAGTACTATCAGTCAATCTGGTAATAGTGAAATTTGCTTTACGCTGACGTTACCATTAACTTTGAACCAAGCTCAAACTTAG
- a CDS encoding SRPBCC family protein: MTQHNPNLELVSNTAALNNATSLGATEALLQAVKVRTERLAERHRRISARIQIPHSIEQVWQVLTDYETLADFIPNLARSHRLEHPAGGIRLEQVGTQRLLNFNFSARVILDLEEKFPQEINFQMVEGDFKDFSGSWCLQPCLLAEQAGTNLEYIVRVLPKRTMPISIIERRLSRDMQTNLIAIHQRVTELFTS; the protein is encoded by the coding sequence GTGACTCAACACAACCCTAACCTGGAACTAGTCTCAAATACCGCTGCGCTCAACAATGCGACAAGTTTGGGAGCAACAGAAGCATTGTTACAGGCGGTGAAAGTGCGAACTGAGCGCTTAGCTGAGCGACACCGGAGAATTTCTGCTCGTATTCAAATTCCTCATTCAATTGAGCAAGTTTGGCAAGTCCTCACCGACTATGAGACATTAGCCGACTTTATCCCAAATTTAGCTCGTAGCCATCGCCTTGAACATCCCGCAGGTGGTATTCGCCTAGAGCAAGTTGGTACCCAACGCTTGCTTAATTTCAACTTCTCCGCACGAGTGATTCTTGACCTAGAAGAAAAATTTCCTCAAGAAATCAATTTTCAAATGGTTGAAGGTGACTTCAAAGACTTCTCTGGTAGTTGGTGCTTGCAGCCTTGTCTGCTTGCAGAGCAAGCAGGAACGAATCTAGAGTACATTGTTCGGGTTCTACCGAAGCGTACCATGCCAATTTCGATCATTGAGCGCCGTTTAAGTAGAGATATGCAAACAAATTTGATTGCTATTCATCAAAGAGTCACAGAACTATTTACTTCTTAA
- a CDS encoding type II toxin-antitoxin system HicB family antitoxin gives MKYAIVIEKAESNYGAYVPDLPGCVATGQTVEETLQQIQEAIAFHLEGMLLHGEVIPEPTSLCQYVNVQVPSVEQAAGTSTKVIS, from the coding sequence ATGAAATACGCAATCGTGATTGAAAAAGCAGAGAGTAATTACGGGGCTTACGTTCCTGATTTACCTGGATGTGTTGCGACAGGTCAAACCGTAGAGGAGACTTTACAACAGATACAAGAGGCGATCGCATTTCATTTGGAGGGAATGCTGCTGCATGGTGAAGTCATTCCTGAACCTACTAGCTTGTGCCAATACGTAAATGTTCAAGTACCATCGGTTGAGCAGGCTGCTGGTACGTCAACAAAGGTAATCTCCTAG
- a CDS encoding CopG family antitoxin: MKASEFDEKFDAGEDVTEFLDLSTAERPGHLLKRVNVDFPVWMIDALDQEASRLGVSRQSIIKVWLAERLEAH; this comes from the coding sequence ATGAAGGCAAGTGAGTTTGACGAAAAATTTGATGCTGGGGAAGACGTTACCGAATTTTTAGATTTATCAACAGCCGAGCGTCCTGGTCATTTGCTCAAGCGAGTCAACGTTGATTTTCCCGTGTGGATGATTGACGCACTTGATCAAGAAGCCTCGCGTCTAGGAGTGTCACGCCAATCAATTATCAAAGTGTGGTTAGCCGAGCGACTAGAAGCACACTGA
- a CDS encoding BrnT family toxin codes for MDFEFDEKKSDSNKQKHGIDFTEAQSLWSDANCIQIPARTEDEPRYLIVGKIADKCWSAVITYRSLKIRIISVRRARAEEVAIYEGK; via the coding sequence TTGGACTTTGAGTTTGACGAGAAAAAGAGCGATTCAAATAAACAGAAGCATGGCATTGACTTTACAGAAGCTCAATCACTGTGGAGTGATGCCAATTGCATCCAGATTCCTGCAAGAACCGAGGACGAGCCGCGATATTTAATCGTTGGGAAAATCGCGGATAAGTGCTGGTCAGCAGTCATCACCTATCGCAGCCTGAAAATACGGATTATTTCAGTACGCCGTGCGAGAGCAGAAGAGGTAGCAATTTATGAAGGCAAGTGA
- a CDS encoding Npun_R1517 family heterocyst differentiation transcriptional regulator, which yields MKSDAIPPQQSKVEVGVYECNVQLKFRLIEEKCILRNREDLLELLIEAFASGADEYMEPLQAHVEAQEISELEASPQMRRQLMRLRNSSDLA from the coding sequence ATGAAATCTGATGCAATACCACCCCAACAAAGCAAAGTCGAAGTCGGCGTTTACGAGTGCAACGTTCAGCTCAAATTTCGACTAATTGAAGAAAAATGTATTTTACGTAATCGCGAAGACTTACTAGAGTTGCTGATCGAGGCGTTTGCTAGTGGAGCTGATGAGTATATGGAACCTTTGCAGGCACACGTAGAAGCACAGGAAATTTCTGAGCTAGAAGCCTCGCCGCAAATGCGCCGGCAACTGATGCGGTTACGAAATTCATCTGATTTGGCGTAA
- a CDS encoding 3-isopropylmalate dehydratase: MSKVIQGKIFVVDDNIDTDQIIPAEYLTLVPSKLDEYEKLGSYALIGLPDRYGKFVAPGQAKTEYPIIVAGENFGCGSSREHAPIALGASGVKAVVAQSYARIFFRNCAATGELYPWESVERLCDEFQTGQEVTIDFDQNQITNHSLDKVYVLKSLGEVRPVIDAGGIFAYARQTGMISR; encoded by the coding sequence ATGAGCAAAGTCATTCAAGGTAAAATTTTTGTTGTTGACGACAATATAGATACAGATCAGATTATTCCTGCAGAGTACTTAACACTAGTCCCTTCTAAGCTTGATGAGTATGAGAAGTTGGGAAGTTATGCTTTAATTGGGTTGCCTGATCGATATGGCAAGTTTGTTGCTCCAGGGCAAGCGAAGACAGAATATCCAATTATCGTGGCAGGAGAAAACTTTGGTTGTGGCTCCTCGCGAGAACACGCACCGATCGCCTTGGGTGCTTCCGGTGTTAAAGCAGTTGTAGCACAATCTTATGCACGGATTTTTTTTCGTAACTGTGCAGCTACGGGTGAACTCTACCCTTGGGAATCAGTAGAACGTCTGTGCGATGAGTTCCAGACTGGTCAAGAGGTCACGATTGACTTTGACCAAAATCAAATTACTAACCATTCCCTAGATAAAGTATACGTTCTTAAGTCTTTAGGTGAAGTTAGACCAGTTATTGATGCAGGCGGCATTTTTGCCTATGCCCGCCAAACAGGAATGATTTCACGTTAA
- a CDS encoding NAD(P)H-quinone oxidoreductase subunit M, which yields MEDQLLKSTTRHVRIFSAEVDKDGELVPSNQVLTLDVDPDNEFNWNEDALQQVYRKFDDLVESYSGADLTDYNLRRIGSDLEHFIRHLLQSSQIGYNLQGRVVNYSMGIPQVAFDDSK from the coding sequence ATGGAAGATCAGCTTCTTAAGTCCACAACCCGCCATGTACGCATCTTTTCTGCTGAAGTGGATAAAGATGGTGAACTAGTGCCTAGTAACCAAGTTCTAACACTGGATGTAGACCCAGATAACGAATTCAACTGGAATGAAGATGCTCTCCAACAGGTGTACCGCAAGTTTGATGACTTGGTAGAGTCTTATAGTGGTGCCGATTTAACTGATTACAATCTTCGCCGGATTGGGTCAGATTTAGAGCATTTTATCCGTCATCTCTTGCAAAGTAGTCAAATTGGCTACAATCTTCAAGGGCGCGTCGTTAATTACAGTATGGGTATTCCGCAAGTTGCATTTGATGATAGCAAGTAA